In Halosegnis marinus, one genomic interval encodes:
- a CDS encoding arginase family protein, with product MAPFPGATAARDEAAYAVVGAPLDISTTFQPGARFGPDRVRRFSRTFDDYDRRTDSRFTDLGVHDAGDVRAWDDAAEYLSFLEGDLADLRADGVVPLLVGGEHTVSVAGVRAADPDVFVCLDAHLDLRAEYDGNPLSHATATRHALDVADEAVILGARTGSPEEWSRAAEADVTVVPPEEVADWTFDRPGDAYLSVDIDGADPGFAPGTGTMEPFGLAPREMRDVVRAVAPSCVGFDLVEVNDRDDGQAAALGGKLLREFVFAHAEGHA from the coding sequence ATGGCTCCGTTCCCCGGCGCGACCGCCGCGCGCGACGAGGCCGCCTACGCCGTCGTCGGCGCGCCGCTCGATATCTCGACCACCTTTCAGCCCGGCGCGCGGTTCGGTCCCGACCGCGTCCGGCGCTTCTCCCGCACCTTCGACGACTACGACCGCCGCACGGACAGCCGCTTCACCGACCTCGGCGTGCACGACGCCGGCGACGTGCGCGCCTGGGACGACGCCGCGGAGTACCTCTCGTTTCTGGAGGGCGACCTCGCCGACCTCCGCGCCGACGGCGTCGTCCCCCTCCTCGTCGGCGGGGAACACACCGTCTCCGTCGCGGGGGTCCGCGCGGCCGACCCGGACGTCTTCGTCTGTCTGGACGCACATCTGGACCTCCGGGCCGAGTACGACGGCAACCCCCTCTCGCACGCGACGGCGACGCGCCACGCGCTCGACGTCGCCGACGAGGCGGTGATACTCGGCGCGCGCACCGGGTCGCCCGAGGAGTGGTCCCGTGCCGCCGAGGCCGACGTGACCGTCGTCCCGCCCGAGGAGGTGGCGGACTGGACGTTCGACCGCCCGGGCGACGCCTACCTCTCCGTCGACATCGACGGCGCGGACCCCGGGTTCGCGCCCGGCACCGGGACGATGGAGCCGTTCGGCCTCGCCCCCCGCGAGATGCGCGACGTCGTCCGGGCGGTCGCGCCGTCGTGCGTCGGGTTCGACCTCGTGGAGGTGAACGACCGCGACGACGGGCAGGCCGCCGCGCTCGGCGGGAAACTCCTCCGCGAGTTCGTGTTCGCACACGCCGAGGGACACGCCTAA
- a CDS encoding translation initiation factor IF-5A, with translation MAREQTEVRELQEGNYVMIEDVPSVITSYSTSKPGKHGSAKARVEGKGVFDGGQKRNFTNPVDAKVWVPIITRKQGQVVSTGSGEMQVMDLETYDTFTMRVPDDLSVSADDEIEFLEYESQRKVV, from the coding sequence ATGGCGAGAGAGCAGACCGAGGTCCGCGAACTCCAGGAGGGGAACTACGTCATGATCGAGGACGTTCCCTCCGTCATCACGTCGTACAGCACGTCCAAGCCCGGCAAGCACGGCAGCGCGAAGGCCCGTGTCGAGGGGAAGGGCGTCTTCGACGGCGGCCAGAAGCGCAACTTCACGAACCCGGTCGACGCGAAGGTCTGGGTCCCCATCATCACGCGCAAGCAGGGGCAGGTCGTCTCGACCGGCAGCGGCGAGATGCAGGTCATGGACCTGGAGACGTACGACACGTTCACGATGCGCGTCCCCGACGACCTCTCGGTCTCCGCGGACGACGAGATCGAGTTCCTGGAGTACGAGTCGCAGCGCAAGGTCGTTTAA
- a CDS encoding aminotransferase class I/II-fold pyridoxal phosphate-dependent enzyme yields the protein MHIEPFELERFFDRYEHGADLMLAESGIQSRDTSEFDTDPGELGYVIPTGGDPAFRETIADRYGRGPDEVLFACGAQEANFVTFAALMGEHAVTVTPTYQSLHAVPDAFGEVTTVPLDPPAWDLDLDAVRDAMRPDTEVLVVNNPNNPTGRYLPEETVRALYDIAADNDTYLLCDEVYRLLAEDPLPPVASLGEYGISTSSVTKSHGLAGCRFGWVAANEDVVEAAASWKDYTTISPSTFGQHVAKQAIEREAELLAEHRAQAADHRARVGDFLAEHGLSWREPTGVNGFPTVPDGFDSARDFCVTLVEEESVLLAPGDAFGVPDRFRIGFGLATAELEEGLARVGDFLDRRETQAGV from the coding sequence ATGCACATCGAGCCGTTCGAACTCGAACGCTTCTTCGACCGCTACGAGCACGGCGCGGACCTGATGCTCGCGGAGTCGGGCATCCAGTCGCGCGACACGTCGGAGTTCGACACCGACCCCGGCGAACTCGGCTACGTCATCCCCACCGGCGGCGACCCCGCGTTCCGGGAGACTATCGCCGACCGCTACGGGCGGGGTCCCGACGAGGTACTGTTCGCCTGCGGCGCACAGGAGGCGAACTTCGTCACGTTCGCGGCGCTGATGGGGGAGCACGCGGTCACTGTCACCCCGACCTACCAGTCGCTCCACGCCGTGCCCGACGCCTTCGGCGAGGTGACGACGGTTCCCCTCGACCCGCCGGCGTGGGACCTCGACCTCGACGCCGTGCGGGACGCGATGCGACCCGACACCGAGGTGCTCGTCGTCAACAACCCGAACAACCCGACAGGGCGCTACCTCCCCGAGGAAACGGTCCGCGCGCTGTACGATATCGCCGCGGACAACGACACCTACCTGCTCTGTGACGAGGTGTACCGCCTGCTCGCCGAGGACCCCCTGCCGCCCGTCGCCTCGCTCGGCGAGTACGGTATCTCGACCTCGTCGGTCACGAAGTCGCACGGGCTGGCCGGCTGTCGGTTCGGGTGGGTCGCCGCGAACGAGGACGTCGTCGAGGCGGCCGCGTCGTGGAAGGACTACACGACCATCTCGCCGTCCACGTTCGGCCAGCACGTCGCGAAGCAGGCCATCGAGCGCGAGGCCGAACTGCTCGCGGAACATCGCGCACAGGCGGCCGACCACCGCGCCCGCGTCGGCGACTTCCTCGCCGAGCACGGCCTGTCGTGGCGCGAGCCGACGGGCGTGAACGGCTTCCCGACCGTCCCCGACGGGTTCGACTCCGCGCGCGACTTCTGCGTGACGCTCGTGGAGGAGGAGTCGGTCCTGCTCGCGCCGGGCGACGCGTTCGGCGTCCCCGACCGCTTCCGCATCGGGTTCGGGCTGGCGACCGCGGAACTGGAGGAGGGGCTCGCGCGCGTCGGCGACTTCCTCGACCGGCGGGAGACTCAAGCCGGCGTTTGA
- a CDS encoding ABC1 kinase family protein, producing the protein MAVLRAYRRFVVVAYRFLPILFAYARDRRRFLLFGGSREVTPEMRRERARALLDALLRLGPTFIKLGQLLSTRPDVLPPEYIEEFEELQDRVPPAPWDEAREVLEGDLGPVGEAFDEFDTEAISGASLGQVYVAELDGEQVAVKVRRPGVEELVEADLRVIDFSLPLLMRFVDDARSFSMETLANEFSKVIREEMDYGREREMLREIRANLADEPEVRVPDVSEPYSSERVLTMEYVPGTKINDIDDLDALGVDRTRLAETLQRVYLKMIVEDGVFHADPHPGNLAVQDDGTLVFYDFGMSGRVDPFIQEKIVDFYMAVARQDTDAILDTLIEMGTLSPEADRGTMSDVMELAIADARGEDIEQYRVQQIVSQVEDTIYEFPLRLPPNLALVLRVATVVEGVCVTLDPDFDFIEVATDYLGEEGYIEAGIREGVEEFGGQLSRTTQALFEVPPKLESVLATVERGDLEVEVGFPDDPPLLRNLALRLIYGILLAFSLPSTALLYTFAPVEAAAAGLGVSVALSVLLWRSFREEQGIGATPQFTRQSMRQRRDE; encoded by the coding sequence GTGGCCGTCCTCCGCGCGTACCGTCGGTTCGTCGTCGTCGCGTACCGCTTTCTCCCGATACTGTTCGCGTACGCCCGCGACCGCCGGCGGTTCCTGCTGTTCGGCGGGAGCAGAGAGGTCACCCCGGAGATGCGTCGCGAGCGCGCCCGGGCCCTGCTCGACGCGCTGTTGCGGCTCGGCCCGACGTTCATCAAGCTCGGCCAGCTGCTCTCGACGCGCCCCGACGTGCTCCCGCCCGAGTACATCGAGGAGTTCGAGGAGCTCCAGGACCGCGTGCCGCCGGCCCCGTGGGACGAGGCCCGCGAGGTGCTGGAGGGCGACCTCGGCCCCGTCGGGGAGGCGTTCGACGAGTTCGACACCGAGGCGATAAGCGGCGCGTCGCTCGGGCAGGTGTACGTCGCGGAACTCGACGGCGAGCAGGTGGCCGTGAAGGTGCGCCGCCCCGGCGTCGAGGAGCTCGTGGAGGCGGACCTCCGCGTCATCGACTTCTCGCTCCCCCTGCTGATGCGGTTCGTCGACGACGCGCGCTCCTTCTCGATGGAGACGCTCGCCAACGAGTTCTCGAAGGTCATCCGCGAGGAGATGGACTACGGCCGCGAGCGCGAGATGCTCCGCGAGATCCGCGCGAACCTCGCCGACGAGCCGGAGGTGCGCGTCCCCGACGTCTCCGAGCCGTACTCCTCCGAGCGCGTGCTCACGATGGAGTACGTCCCCGGCACGAAGATCAACGACATCGACGACCTCGACGCGCTCGGGGTCGACCGAACGCGGCTCGCCGAGACGCTCCAGCGCGTCTACCTCAAGATGATCGTCGAGGACGGCGTCTTCCACGCCGACCCCCACCCGGGCAACCTCGCGGTGCAGGACGACGGGACGCTCGTCTTCTACGACTTCGGGATGAGCGGCCGCGTGGACCCGTTCATCCAGGAGAAGATCGTGGACTTCTACATGGCCGTCGCCCGGCAGGACACCGACGCCATCCTCGACACGCTCATCGAGATGGGGACGCTGTCGCCGGAGGCCGACCGCGGGACGATGAGCGACGTGATGGAACTGGCCATCGCGGACGCCCGCGGGGAGGACATCGAGCAGTACCGCGTCCAGCAGATCGTCTCGCAGGTGGAGGACACCATCTACGAGTTCCCGCTCCGCCTGCCGCCGAACCTCGCGCTCGTGCTCCGGGTCGCCACCGTCGTCGAGGGGGTCTGTGTCACCCTCGACCCGGACTTCGACTTCATCGAGGTGGCGACCGACTACCTCGGGGAGGAGGGGTACATCGAGGCCGGCATCCGCGAGGGCGTCGAGGAGTTCGGCGGCCAGCTCTCCCGGACGACGCAGGCGCTGTTCGAGGTGCCGCCGAAGCTCGAATCCGTCCTCGCCACCGTCGAGCGCGGCGACCTCGAAGTCGAGGTCGGGTTCCCCGACGACCCGCCGCTCCTCCGAAACCTCGCGCTCCGGCTCATCTACGGCATCCTGCTCGCCTTCTCGCTCCCCTCGACGGCGCTTTTGTACACCTTCGCGCCCGTCGAGGCGGCCGCCGCGGGGCTCGGCGTCTCCGTGGCGCTGTCCGTCCTGCTGTGGCGCTCCTTCCGGGAGGAGCAGGGCATCGGCGCGACCCCGCAGTTCACCCGACAGAGCATGCGCCAGCGCCGCGACGAGTAG
- a CDS encoding Hsp20/alpha crystallin family protein translates to MTAFREALRDLPEAVFADLLEGDDAYRLVLDLPGVSAETVDVTVEGGRLRIEARRGKDVPAEFRYLSEDRSLFLDAELPLPPTVDGTDASGSLDRGVLTLTLPKSAATGGTSVPVDDA, encoded by the coding sequence ATGACTGCGTTTCGCGAGGCGTTGCGCGACCTGCCGGAAGCGGTGTTCGCCGACCTACTGGAGGGCGACGACGCCTACCGGCTCGTGCTCGACCTGCCGGGCGTCTCCGCCGAAACCGTGGACGTGACGGTCGAGGGGGGACGCCTCCGAATCGAGGCGCGCCGCGGCAAGGACGTGCCGGCGGAGTTCCGCTACCTCTCGGAGGACCGCTCGCTGTTCCTCGACGCCGAGTTGCCCCTCCCGCCGACGGTCGACGGCACCGACGCGTCCGGCTCCCTCGACCGCGGCGTCCTGACGCTGACGCTGCCGAAGTCGGCCGCGACCGGCGGCACCAGCGTCCCGGTCGACGACGCCTGA
- a CDS encoding homoserine kinase: MLRVRAPATSANLGSGFDTFGVAFDRPADVVSVEKADRTTIEVTGVGSQFIPEDPGKNTVGAVAEALDAPAHIHIDKGIRPASGLGSSAASAAAAAVALDELYDRGYTREELVPIAAEGEAVVSGDAHADNVAPSILGGFTIARDDGVTCIDANVPLVACLPEIVVSTRDARRVVPDGARLSEVVETVRNAATLTAGMARSDPELVGRGMDDPVVTPARARLIDGYDGVREAAFDAGATGVTISGAGPAMLAACRDETDSRDVALAMLDAFADAGVEARAFRTEIGDGATVL; the protein is encoded by the coding sequence ATGCTCCGCGTGCGGGCCCCGGCGACGAGCGCGAACCTCGGCAGCGGATTCGATACCTTCGGGGTGGCGTTCGACCGGCCCGCCGACGTGGTGAGCGTCGAGAAGGCCGACCGCACGACCATCGAGGTGACCGGCGTCGGCTCGCAGTTCATCCCCGAGGACCCCGGGAAGAACACCGTCGGGGCCGTCGCCGAGGCGCTCGACGCGCCGGCGCACATCCACATCGACAAGGGAATCCGTCCGGCCTCGGGCCTCGGCTCCTCGGCCGCGAGCGCCGCGGCCGCCGCCGTGGCGCTCGACGAACTGTACGACCGCGGCTACACCCGCGAGGAACTCGTCCCGATAGCCGCGGAGGGCGAGGCCGTCGTCTCCGGCGACGCCCACGCCGACAACGTCGCCCCCTCGATTCTCGGGGGGTTCACCATCGCCCGCGACGACGGCGTCACCTGTATCGACGCGAACGTGCCGCTCGTGGCGTGCCTGCCCGAGATAGTCGTCTCGACGCGGGACGCGCGCCGCGTCGTTCCCGACGGCGCGCGGCTCTCGGAGGTCGTCGAGACGGTGCGCAACGCCGCCACCCTCACCGCGGGGATGGCCCGCTCGGACCCCGAACTCGTCGGGCGCGGCATGGACGACCCCGTCGTGACCCCGGCCCGCGCGCGGCTCATCGACGGCTACGACGGCGTCCGCGAGGCCGCCTTCGACGCCGGCGCGACCGGCGTCACCATCTCCGGGGCCGGCCCCGCGATGCTCGCGGCCTGCCGCGACGAGACCGACAGCCGGGACGTGGCGCTCGCGATGCTGGACGCCTTCGCCGACGCCGGCGTGGAGGCGCGCGCCTTCCGCACCGAGATCGGCGACGGCGCGACCGTGCTGTAG
- the pdxS gene encoding pyridoxal 5'-phosphate synthase lyase subunit PdxS, translated as MSETDIEELRRGTDLVKRGFAKMQKGGVIMDVVTREQARIAEDAGAVAVMSLEAVPADIRKRGGVARMADPGMLEEIIDEVSIPVMGKARIGHTAEAQILEATGADMVDESEVLTTADERYHIDKRDFTAPFVCGARNLGEALRRIDEGAAMIRTKGEAGTGDVNQAVTHQRNIQRAIRKLSGMKHEERDEWAREHEAPRDLVHETADMGRLPVVNFAAGGIATPADAALMMQLGCDGIFVGSGIFGAENPQAMGEAIVAAVNNYDDPDTLKEIAKSPGKGMKGMANETMDEEEKLQGRGV; from the coding sequence ATGTCCGAGACCGATATCGAGGAGCTCCGACGCGGCACGGACCTCGTGAAGCGGGGCTTCGCGAAGATGCAGAAGGGCGGCGTCATCATGGACGTCGTCACGCGCGAGCAGGCCCGAATCGCCGAGGACGCCGGCGCGGTCGCCGTGATGTCGCTCGAAGCCGTCCCCGCCGACATCCGCAAGCGCGGCGGCGTCGCGCGGATGGCCGACCCCGGCATGCTGGAGGAGATAATCGACGAGGTCTCGATTCCGGTGATGGGGAAGGCTCGCATCGGCCACACGGCCGAGGCGCAGATACTCGAGGCGACGGGCGCCGACATGGTCGACGAGTCCGAGGTGCTCACGACCGCCGACGAGCGCTACCACATCGACAAGCGCGACTTCACCGCGCCGTTCGTCTGCGGCGCGCGCAACCTCGGCGAGGCGCTCCGGCGCATCGACGAGGGCGCGGCGATGATCCGCACGAAGGGCGAGGCCGGCACGGGCGACGTGAACCAGGCCGTCACCCACCAGCGCAACATCCAGCGCGCCATCCGGAAGCTCTCCGGCATGAAACACGAGGAGCGCGACGAGTGGGCCCGCGAGCACGAGGCCCCCCGCGACCTCGTCCACGAGACGGCCGACATGGGCCGGCTCCCGGTCGTCAACTTCGCGGCCGGCGGCATCGCCACGCCCGCCGACGCCGCGCTGATGATGCAGCTCGGCTGTGACGGCATCTTCGTCGGCTCCGGTATCTTCGGCGCGGAGAACCCGCAGGCGATGGGCGAGGCCATCGTCGCCGCGGTCAACAACTACGACGACCCGGACACCCTGAAGGAGATCGCCAAGTCCCCCGGCAAGGGCATGAAGGGGATGGCGAACGAGACGATGGACGAGGAGGAGAAGCTGCAGGGTCGCGGCGTCTGA
- a CDS encoding DUF1405 domain-containing protein, with the protein MFERLGRRLNALAARYVPGGDDPIPDADALPRYLAPLPSWLEAFGLRVVWLVVLTNLAGTAFGFWYYRFQFAGTEPVMWAFVPDSPLATLFIALALAAWRLGRHSEYLAALAFFGCIKLGAWTPFVQLFVNGQGATPTWLYQFLIWSHAAMVVQAFLLHRLADFRVRAVAVALVWYGLNDVVDYFVPVVGEPHHTYLSGELVGGVLDHTTTAHDLAAACAVVLTMTCVFLALATRAWKLRDRRPQA; encoded by the coding sequence ATGTTCGAGCGGCTCGGCCGACGCCTGAACGCGCTCGCGGCCCGGTACGTCCCCGGCGGCGACGACCCGATACCGGACGCCGACGCGCTCCCGCGCTACCTCGCGCCGCTCCCCTCGTGGCTGGAGGCGTTCGGCCTCCGCGTCGTCTGGCTCGTCGTCCTGACGAACCTCGCGGGCACGGCGTTCGGCTTCTGGTACTACCGCTTCCAGTTCGCCGGCACCGAGCCCGTCATGTGGGCGTTCGTCCCCGACTCCCCGCTCGCGACGCTGTTCATCGCGCTGGCGCTCGCGGCGTGGCGGCTCGGGAGGCACTCGGAGTACCTCGCGGCGCTCGCCTTCTTCGGCTGTATCAAGCTCGGGGCGTGGACCCCGTTCGTCCAGCTGTTCGTCAACGGGCAGGGCGCGACGCCGACGTGGCTCTACCAGTTCCTCATCTGGAGCCACGCCGCGATGGTCGTGCAGGCGTTCCTGCTCCACCGTCTCGCCGACTTCCGGGTGCGGGCCGTCGCCGTCGCGCTCGTCTGGTACGGGCTCAACGACGTGGTTGACTACTTCGTCCCCGTGGTCGGCGAGCCACACCACACCTACCTCTCGGGCGAACTCGTCGGCGGCGTCCTCGACCACACGACCACGGCGCACGACCTCGCGGCGGCGTGTGCGGTCGTGTTGACGATGACGTGTGTGTTCCTCGCGCTGGCGACGCGGGCGTGGAAGCTGCGTGACAGGCGGCCACAAGCGTAA
- a CDS encoding valine--tRNA ligase encodes MSTPDATEEDPLAGAYDPDAVEPTWQQRWLDEGTYAYRDEAEDPNTVYSIDTPPPTVSGSLHMGHLYGSTLQDFAARYHRMADADVFFPFGYDDNGIASERLTERELGIRHQDYERREFQELCREVCREYEADFTEEMQSLAVSVDWDHTYKTIEPRVQRLSQLSFVDLYEQGREYRERAPAIWCPDCETAISQVETEDAERDAHFNDITFELVDGPRDEVTIATTRPELLPACVAMFVHPDDDRTDDLPGSTARVPLFGHEVPVYEDERVDMEKGTGVVMCCTFGDQTDIEWYQAHDLDLRVAIDESATMTEEAGEYEGMSTHEAREAIVDDLDAAGHLVSREAIVHDVQVHERCGTDIEFRVTDQWYVEVLDRTEEYLEAGREMDWYPEKMLTRYEHWVEGLEWDWCISRQRDSGIPFPVWYCGDCGETILAEKADLPVDPLSDDPPVDACPACGGSEFTPEEDVFDTWATSSLTPLVNAGWDWDDDAEEYTMEHPELYQFDLRPQGHDIISFWLFHTVVKCYEHTGEVPFDAVMINGHVLDENREKMSKSKGNVVEPQAVLDEFPVDATRYWAAGTAVGDDFPFKENDLVTGEKLLQKLWNASKLVRSLADESPEEPDELAAMDEWLLASLDELTREVTDHFEAYEFSKARDRLRAFFWNTFCDDYLEIAKQSDADSTPFALRTAHERFLKLFAPFLPHITEELYRELYADSSVHRADWPEPSGYEADREAGETALEVIAALRGYKTDNGLALNAPLDEVAVYGDIGGFEDAVAGAMHVGTLERLDEAPALSTEVTGVDLDYSLVGPEYGSKVGDLDAAIAAGEFAVSNGRLHVADEVLDAEMFELEEARTFAGEGDFVETDNAVVIVR; translated from the coding sequence ATGAGTACACCCGACGCGACCGAGGAGGACCCCCTCGCCGGCGCGTACGACCCCGACGCGGTCGAGCCGACCTGGCAACAGCGCTGGCTCGACGAGGGGACGTACGCCTACCGCGACGAGGCCGAGGACCCCAACACCGTCTACAGCATCGACACGCCGCCGCCGACCGTCAGCGGGAGCCTCCACATGGGCCACCTGTACGGTTCGACCCTGCAGGACTTCGCGGCCCGCTACCACCGGATGGCCGACGCGGACGTGTTCTTCCCGTTCGGCTACGACGACAACGGCATCGCCTCCGAGCGACTGACCGAGCGCGAACTCGGTATCCGCCACCAGGACTACGAGCGCCGCGAGTTCCAGGAGCTCTGCCGCGAGGTCTGCCGCGAGTACGAGGCCGACTTCACGGAGGAGATGCAGTCGCTCGCCGTCTCCGTCGACTGGGACCACACGTACAAGACCATCGAGCCGCGCGTCCAGCGGCTCTCGCAGCTCTCCTTCGTCGACCTCTACGAGCAGGGCCGCGAGTACCGCGAGCGCGCGCCGGCCATCTGGTGTCCCGACTGCGAGACCGCCATCTCGCAGGTCGAGACGGAGGACGCCGAGCGGGACGCCCACTTCAACGACATCACCTTCGAACTCGTGGACGGCCCGCGCGACGAGGTCACCATCGCCACCACGCGTCCCGAGCTGTTGCCGGCGTGTGTCGCGATGTTCGTCCACCCGGACGACGACCGCACCGACGACCTCCCCGGCTCGACGGCGCGCGTCCCGCTGTTCGGCCACGAGGTCCCCGTCTACGAGGACGAGCGCGTCGATATGGAGAAGGGGACCGGCGTCGTCATGTGCTGTACCTTCGGCGACCAGACGGACATCGAGTGGTACCAGGCCCACGACCTCGACCTCCGGGTCGCCATCGACGAGTCCGCGACGATGACCGAGGAGGCCGGCGAGTACGAGGGCATGTCCACCCACGAGGCCCGCGAGGCCATCGTCGATGACCTCGACGCGGCGGGCCACCTGGTCTCCCGCGAGGCCATCGTCCACGACGTCCAGGTCCACGAGCGGTGCGGGACGGACATCGAGTTCCGCGTCACCGACCAGTGGTACGTCGAGGTCCTCGACCGGACGGAGGAGTACCTGGAGGCGGGCCGCGAGATGGACTGGTACCCCGAGAAGATGCTCACCCGGTACGAACACTGGGTCGAGGGGCTCGAATGGGACTGGTGTATCTCCCGCCAGCGCGACTCGGGCATCCCGTTCCCGGTCTGGTACTGCGGCGACTGCGGCGAGACGATACTCGCTGAGAAGGCCGACCTGCCCGTCGACCCGCTCTCCGACGACCCGCCGGTCGACGCCTGTCCCGCCTGCGGCGGCTCCGAGTTCACGCCCGAGGAGGACGTCTTCGACACGTGGGCCACGTCGAGCCTGACGCCGCTCGTCAACGCCGGGTGGGACTGGGACGACGACGCCGAGGAGTACACGATGGAGCACCCCGAACTGTACCAGTTCGACCTCCGGCCGCAGGGCCACGACATCATCTCCTTCTGGCTGTTCCACACCGTCGTCAAGTGCTACGAACACACCGGGGAGGTCCCGTTCGACGCGGTGATGATAAACGGCCACGTCCTCGACGAGAACCGCGAGAAGATGTCGAAGTCGAAGGGGAACGTCGTCGAGCCGCAGGCCGTCCTCGACGAGTTCCCGGTCGACGCCACCCGCTACTGGGCGGCCGGAACCGCCGTCGGCGACGACTTCCCGTTCAAGGAGAACGACCTCGTCACGGGCGAGAAGCTGCTCCAGAAGCTCTGGAACGCCTCGAAGCTCGTCCGCTCGCTCGCCGATGAGTCGCCCGAGGAGCCCGACGAACTGGCCGCGATGGACGAGTGGCTGCTGGCGTCGCTGGACGAACTGACCCGCGAGGTCACCGACCACTTCGAGGCCTACGAGTTCTCGAAGGCGCGCGACCGGCTCCGGGCGTTCTTCTGGAACACGTTCTGCGACGACTACCTCGAGATCGCGAAGCAGTCCGACGCCGACTCCACGCCGTTCGCGCTCCGGACGGCCCACGAGCGGTTCCTGAAGCTGTTCGCGCCGTTCCTCCCGCACATCACGGAGGAGCTGTACCGGGAGCTGTACGCGGACTCGTCGGTCCACCGCGCCGACTGGCCGGAGCCGTCGGGCTACGAGGCGGACCGCGAGGCGGGCGAGACGGCCCTCGAAGTCATCGCCGCCCTGCGCGGCTACAAGACGGACAACGGGCTGGCGCTGAACGCGCCGCTCGACGAGGTCGCGGTGTACGGCGACATCGGCGGCTTCGAGGACGCCGTCGCGGGCGCGATGCACGTCGGCACGCTCGAACGGCTCGACGAGGCGCCGGCACTCTCGACCGAGGTCACGGGCGTCGACCTCGACTACTCGCTGGTCGGCCCGGAGTACGGCAGCAAGGTCGGCGACCTCGACGCGGCCATCGCGGCCGGCGAGTTCGCCGTCTCGAACGGACGGCTCCACGTCGCGGACGAGGTGCTCGACGCGGAGATGTTCGAACTGGAGGAGGCGCGAACGTTCGCCGGCGAGGGCGACTTCGTCGAGACGGACAACGCGGTCGTCATCGTCCGCTGA
- a CDS encoding DUF6293 family protein, with protein MQTHIVPVGFDYDRLIAPLVRDRRTVDRVVLLEGAVGSEANVEYSRNLGAKLEKDFRNLLGAETERYGVADVYDYGAAFEQAFDLINAELDAGNEVWVNVSSMPRVVSFAFATAAHSIAVERADDRDRVHTYYTAPEKYLETELAEELRAGADLLADVLDGEADDERVAERLDAARDLLAEFDERGTTIGAKELGGSHIVELPVASFSNVKPFEELILFTLGDHGEFESVSELAGTLARELGEEYTDSFRSKVIYNVDRLGPGGKGYIEQEEQGKSYRTRLSRIGELWVRSHTADGEGE; from the coding sequence ATGCAGACCCACATCGTCCCGGTCGGGTTCGACTACGACCGGCTCATCGCGCCGCTGGTGCGCGACCGCCGCACCGTCGACCGGGTCGTCCTCCTGGAGGGCGCGGTCGGCAGCGAGGCGAACGTGGAGTACTCGCGGAACCTCGGCGCGAAACTGGAGAAGGACTTCCGCAATCTCTTGGGCGCGGAGACGGAGCGGTACGGCGTCGCGGACGTGTACGACTACGGCGCGGCCTTCGAGCAGGCGTTCGACCTCATCAACGCCGAACTCGACGCCGGCAACGAGGTGTGGGTGAACGTCTCCTCGATGCCCCGCGTCGTCTCCTTCGCCTTCGCCACCGCGGCCCACTCCATCGCCGTCGAGCGCGCCGACGACCGCGACCGCGTCCACACCTACTACACGGCCCCCGAGAAGTACCTCGAAACCGAACTCGCGGAGGAACTCCGGGCGGGCGCCGACCTGCTCGCGGACGTCCTTGACGGCGAGGCCGACGACGAGCGCGTCGCCGAGCGGCTCGACGCGGCCCGCGACCTCCTCGCGGAGTTCGACGAGCGCGGCACCACCATCGGCGCGAAGGAGCTCGGCGGGAGCCACATCGTCGAACTCCCGGTCGCCTCCTTCTCGAACGTGAAGCCGTTCGAGGAGCTCATCCTCTTCACGCTGGGCGACCACGGGGAGTTCGAGTCCGTCTCGGAACTCGCGGGGACGCTGGCGCGCGAACTCGGCGAGGAGTACACCGACTCGTTCCGCTCGAAGGTCATCTACAACGTCGACCGCCTCGGTCCCGGCGGGAAGGGGTACATCGAGCAGGAGGAGCAGGGGAAGTCCTACCGGACGCGGCTGTCGCGCATCGGGGAGCTGTGGGTGCGCTCCCACACCGCCGACGGCGAGGGGGAGTGA